In the genome of Leguminivora glycinivorella isolate SPB_JAAS2020 chromosome 21, LegGlyc_1.1, whole genome shotgun sequence, one region contains:
- the LOC125237563 gene encoding dual specificity protein phosphatase 1B-like, which translates to MLGTSLVVAFLGVANPVQALRHWVQRATHVTQKIDLSTQVCYSEIIPGLYLSNIKAATDRNVLRHLNITHVLTIEAHRIPKSTFADDNITNLFIKAYDTSATNLLPYFPMSNAFIEEGLASGGNVLVHCRFGVSRSATLVIAYLMQKYNMNFDQAFEYVKSKRFFINPNPGFVSQLQEYYRLRYGVNQYQRFEAYCAVKARKHKYKIVSAAVILVTILVPIIVLIYLW; encoded by the exons ATGTTAGGAACCTCGTTAGTAGTGGCGTTCCTTGGCGTAGCCAATCCGGTCCAGGCGCTCAGACACTGGGTCCAGCGAGCCACACACGTCACACAGAAGATTGATCTCAGCACACAGGTTTGCTATAGCGAGATAATCCCGGGCCTCTACCTGAGTAATATCAAGGCTGCCACTGATCGAAATGTCCTCCGACATCTCAACATCACCCATGTACTCACCATCGAAGCGCATCGCATTCCGAAGTCGACTTTCGCCGACGACAACATCACTAACCTCTTCATTAAGGCGTACGATACGAGCGCGACGAACCTGTTGCCCTATTTCCCCATGTCCAATGCCTTCATTGAGGAGGGCCTCGCGAGCGGTGGAAATGTTCTTGTCCATTGCCGTTTCGGCGTGTCACGATCGGCCACCTTGGTTATCGCCTACCTGATGCAAAAGTACAACATGAATTTCGACCAGGCCTTCGAATATGTGAAGTCGAAgagatttttcatcaaccctaaCCCTGGATTTGTGAGCCAGCTCCAGGAATACTACCGGCTTCGCTACGGCGTGAATCAGTATCAGAGATTCGAGGCGTACTGTGCCGTGAAGGCTCGCAAGCACAAATACAAGATAGTATCCGCAGCCGTGATCCTTGTGACCATCCTCGTGCCTATTATTGTTTTG ATCTATCTGTGGTAA